From Campylobacter showae:
TTTTAAATTTAGGATTGTTATTTGCCGTCTTTTCGGTTAAATTTATACCGAATTTGAGTGCTTTTTTGAGATTATCTTTAGCTAAATTTTTACAAAATCTCAAAAACTTATATACCCAAATAAGCGGCTTTGCGACCCTTTTAAATTTGGCGACGAAAATTTTAAGATGCTCGATATCGTTTTTGATAACGGGAGCCTCGTTTTCTAGGACGTAGACTTTGTGGTTTAGCGCGAGATATTTGCCGAGTAGATTTTCTAGATCTTCGTGTAGGCGCGCATTTTCGTTTTGCAAATTTGCGATTTGATTTTTGCTTTCCATCAGCTCAAGCGAGCTTTTCCAAAGAGCCTCTTTTGTCTCCAAAGACTCCTTCCAAACATCGTTTTTTAGCTCGAGCATCTGAGTTTTATTTTCAAACGCCCCTACGTCGAACCTATCGGCTAACTCTTCAAAACTATAGCCGCTTTTAGCCGCGCTCAAAAACGCCTCGCGGGTTTTTTCGTCGCCGTTTTTAAGCCCCAAAACTGCGTAATCAAGCCCGACGCTGCTTAAAACGTCTCTTAACGTGACGTTTTGATTTTGCAAATCCTCGCTAAAGCTCAAATTTGAGTTTAGTCTCATCATAAAAGTATCGCTAAAGCCTTCAAATTTGCACAGATACTCAAGTAACATCGGTGGGATAGGCTTTACGTGCGTAACGTCTAAATAGAAAGTTAGCGTAGCGACGCGTAAATTTTCAGGATTTGGCGTTTCAAGTATCAAGATACCGCCGTCTTTTAGAACTCGGCGCGCTTGCTTTATTAGCTCGCAAAGCTCGCTAAACTCTAAATGCTCCACAAGCTGAAATGCGCTAACAAGCGCAAGACTTGAGTTTTCTAGCTCGCTTAAAAACTCTATCGCTCCTTGTTTTTTGGCCTCAAGATCGTTTTTCTCGCACTCTTTTATCATCTCCTCGCTAACGTCGCAACCGCGCGCGATAAAGCCGTTTTGTTTTAAAATTTCAAGCCACTCGCCTCTGCCGCAGCCTAGATCGACCGCCGCCGGCTTTTCGTTATTTTGCTTTAAAATTTGCAAAAACGGCTCATAAGCAAGCAGGCGTTTTTTGATCTCGCTCTTATCTCCCCTAAATTTATCCTCGAAACTTTTATAAAATTTATCCATTTATTCTCTTTACTTCTAAACTCGGTTCAAGATACGCAAGACCGACAAAATCGGGCTTGCTAAAATTTACGACGTTAAAAATGATTGCGTTGTCGCGCCATTCGTAGTTGTTTTGCAGGTGGTTGTCGCTATCGTGCAGCGCTATCGTTACGGAAAACGATCCGACGCCCAAATTTGCGTCAAATTCAAAACTAAAGTCGTACTCCTCGCCTTTTTTGAGATTTTTTAAAGCTTGCTTTAGGTGGTAAGTGTTTGTGCCGTAGACGACCTGCGAGAAGCGATTTTTGATCTGATAGCCCAGTACTAGCGAGAGCAAATTTTCGTTTGCTTGCACCGTTACTTTTAGTTTGATTTTTTTGCCGACTTCTAAATTTTGTATCTTTTTGCCTGCGGCGTCTAAAATTTCAACGTTTTTTATGCAGGCTTTTTTGTTGCCGGATACGGTTGCGATTTTGCCGTTTTCTAGGGCTACTTGCGAGATTTGTACGTCTTGTTTTTTTGAGATTAGGGCGTTGTAATAATCAAGTACGGCTTCAGGCTCGCCGTCTTTTAAAATTTGCCCTTTTTCTAGCAAGATTACTCGGTCGCAGATCGATTTTATCGCACCGCTATCGTGCGAAACTATGATGAGCGTAGTGCCTAGGCTTTTAAATTCTTTTATCTTATCAAAGCTTTTATGCTGGAAATACACATCGCCTACCGATAGCGCTTCGTCGATGATGAGTATATCTGGGCGGTTTGCCGTGACGACCGAAAAAGCAAGGCGCATCTGCATGCCGCTGCTGTAAATTCGCACTGGATAATCAAAATACTCGCCTATCTCGGCAAAGTCTTCGATATAGGCTATTATTTCGTCGATTTGCTCTTTCGAGTATCCCATGAGAGAGCAGGACTGGTAGGCATTCTGCCTGCCGGTTAGATCGCCGTGAAAGCCCATGCCTAGCTCTAATATGGACGAAATTTTAGCCCCGCTCGTTACGCGGCCGCTTGAGGGCTTTAGCGTGTGCGATATGATTTTTAAAAGTGTGCTCTTGCCCGCTCCGTTTTGACCGATTAGCCCGACTACCTCGCCGGCTCCCACGTCAAAGCTTACGTCTTTTAGCACGGTTTTTACGTTTTTTTCTTCTTTATTTTTGCTAAACCACGAGGCAAATCGCTTAAAGTTGCTCTCGTAATCCAAGTAAGTTTTACAGATATTTTGAACCGATAAAATCATAAAACGTCCGCCATCTCTTCTTCGGCTCGTTTATAAACGAAAAACGCAGCTCCAAGGCTTGCCGCGCCGATAATAATCGGATAAATCAAAAGCGAAAAATCCGGCGTCTTATCGTAGATCAAAATATCGTGATAGCCGCTAACGACGCCCACAAGCGGATTTATGTAGATAAGCTCTTGCAAATTTGACGGTAAAATGCTCGTCATATAAACGATGGGCGTTAGCCAAAATAAAAACTGCAAGACGATAGCGATGATCTGGCCTACGTCGCGCATAAAGACGTTTATCACGCCGAAAAACAGCCCAAAACCTACGGCTAACATCATAGTAATGACGGATAAAATCGGCAAAAAGATCAAATTTACGCCGGCAAAATGTCCCAAAAAAGCAAATACGACTGCTATTGCGGCGAATAAAATGAGATTATTTATCACTGAGCTTAAAACTACGGTAGCCGGAAGGACGATTTTGGGAAAAGACATTTTTTTGATTATGTTGGCGTTATCGGTAAAAATTCCGATGCAGCGCGAAAAAATCTCGCTAAAAAGCATCCAGCAAAGCATCCCGCTCATTAGATAGATCGCGTATGCGTATTTGTTATCGATGCCGGGCAGCTTGGCCGAGAGTACTGAGGAGAGTATGGTCGCGTAGATGAGCACCTGGGCTAGCGGATGCAGTATCGCCCACGCTACGCCCAGTTTACTTTTTGCAAATTTGGTTATAAACTCGTTTTTGACCGAATTTACGATAAAAAACCTATACGTATAAATATTTGAAAACAATCTTTCGTCCGATTTAGCTAAATTTGCGTGATTTTATCAAATAAAGGCTAAAAATAAAGAAAAATCGAAATTTAAATGCTTAGCTTAAACTCCTCTTTTACCTCTCCGATTTCGCTTGTTTCTATTAGTCCTCGCTTCTTTAGCTCTTTGACTAAATTTTCGGACGCTTTTTTGGTTACTTCCATATCTGCATTTATGCCGCCTGCAGCCGAAAACATCCAGTATTTGTGCATCTCGGCCCACTCGAGCAGCTTGTTTACTTTTTCCATTTTAGTATCGCTGGGTGCGACCGAAATTTTGGCTAGCTCTAGTTCTTGATGATATACGGCGATTTGCAAGACGTTTTCTATATATTTTTTTAGATTTTGTCCGCTAATGTAATTTTTTAGCTTATCTATTTTGTCGATAATTTTTACTAGTGGATCAAATAGACTTTCGTCTACTTTGCCTTCATCTTTGATCTTCATTATCTTATCGATTTTGGGAACTAGTTCTAGGAATGTTTTTTCTATTCTTTGTTTTGCTTTATTTTGAGTTTGTACTTTTTTTACGATAAATTTGTAGGCTTTGAGCAGGTCTTTGTTTGCTGTTTTTTCGCTGTTTTTTTCTATGTGCGGTAGTTTTTTTACTTTTTTATCTTTACTAAGCTCTTCTGCAGTTTCCAAAAACGGTTTTTCGATACTTCCTTGTATTCTAGCACCGCCTTCCGTGCAGTTATAGGTAGTGATTTGCTCGTTTTTAGCCTGCTCTATATCTTTTTCAAACTGATTTTTAAATTTATCCCATATATAGGTCGTTCTTACTTCACCTTCTCCGCCGTAAGCTTCTACGTATAGGTATTCGTCAGCCTGAGCAAATGCATGCCCGCTGGCGTGAGATTTGCCGTCCGGGGCAAAGGCTAAATCTTGACCTATTAAAATAATATTTTTATGTCCGAGAGCGTAAGCTAACTGATAAGCCTGGTTTGCCGTAGAGTGGCCGATGCCGAGATAGCCGTATTTTGGCATATTAAATACTATTTCGCTTTGTTGCGGTCTCATCGTAAGAGCTAGGCGGCGCGGTAAAATATTATCTACCGTTTTTTTATGCGTTAGCGACGCTACTATAAAATAAATATCTTCGTCTATTTTTTTGTTTTTGTTTTTAAAAAAGCTGGACGTAGCTTCTACGCGCTCGATTGATGTTACGTAGTCTGGTTTTATGCCGTGCTTTAACAAAATAGGATACGATGCGTCAAGGCTGATAACCGTAAAATACGGAGCGAATTTTTTAAGCGCCTCAAGCTGTTTATCTAGGCTCGGGCCGGTAGATACTATGATTGCCGTATCCATGAGCCCGTGTCTTTTTCTGACTAAATCCGTATAGCAATAGTTTGTAACCATCTCCGGAATATGCTCTATGTGGTGTTTTATGCCTATTAGGGTATCGTCTATGCTATTGCCGTGAGCTACCACTATTTGAGATACGGCTCTAGTGAAGTCTTTATTTATTCTCACTATATCTTCATGAAAAGTTTGATAAAATGGCGTATGGATATGCAGATTATAAGTTTTAGCGTAAGATGAAAAAATCTCTTTTGAGATTGTAAAATAAAACTGCGAGTATGTTGCGAATTCTGAGAAAAATAAAACCAGCCTTTTGCTAATCAGCTCCTCGGATAAGTCGATTAAATTTAATGCTATATAAATAATCTCTATCTCGGGCTCTACGACTATGACTTTTTGATGCGTTTCGTTTTTTAGCAAGGCTTTATAAAAAATACCGTTGCCAAGACCGTAAAAGTACATGATAGGATATCTTTTATACTCTTTTTCGATCAGCTCTAAAGAGTGCAGAACGTCTTTAGCCGGACTTTCGTAGACGTATTTTAGGGTTTTATTGTCGATGATGTTTATATCTATCGGATCTTTTCCTATAAAAACATCGTATTTTTCGGTCTCTTTCATGCCCCAAAGGCGCGCGGCTAAAATTTCGTCCTGTTGAAAAAGCGCTTGAAGATTTTTTTTGAAAATAGGATTTGCGATATTTGTGACGGTTTCATCGATATTTTTATCGCATTTGTCGCTTGTTTGATTTTCGCGAGCGCCTTTTTTTTGTAAGCTATTTAGTTTTAGGTACTCGTCCTCTTTTTTCTTAGCCATTATATATCCTCCTTTGTGATTCTCTCGCTAAATTTTATCTCTCTTTTTGCTTTTTTACCCAGTAGCTCCGGCGAAAATTTAGGGTGCAAGCCGTATCCCGGACGCACGCTTTTTATGTTTTTTTCGCTAAAGATTTCGCCCTCTTTGATATCCGCGCAAGCGTAAAGCGAGCGGGAAAAGCGGCGATTTTGCACGGCTTTATCATCTAGCTCGTAGTTTACTTTGCCAAGCAGCGCTTCGGCGTCTCGCACGGCTTTTACCATCTCGCCAAACTCCCGCTCGTCCAAGCTAAAAGCTTCATCGACGCTGCGAACGCTTTTATCTAGGATAAAGTGCTTTTCGACTATCCGAGCGCCCAGACTCACGGCGACCACGGGCGCTACGATGCCTAGCGTATGATCTGAAAAGCCGACCTCGACGCCAAATTTTCGTTTCATATCGGCGATCGTGCGCAGGTTCATCCCATCAAGCGGAGCAGGGTAGCTAGACGTGCATTTTAAAAGCGCGATCTGTTCGTTTCCCGCATCTTTGCAAATTTGCACGACGTCGGCGATCTCTTGCTCGGTCGCGATGCCCGTGGAGATGATGATCGGTTTACCTTTGAGCGCGACGTATCTCACGAAATCATAGTCCGTAACCTCAAAGCTTGCTATCTTGTAAGCGGGCGGGTTAAATTTCTCTAAAAAGTCCGCATCATCGTTGCAAAACGGGCTTGAAAAGCAGACTAGCCCTTTGTCCCGCGCCGCATTAAAAAGCTGCTCGTGCCACTCTCGCGGTGTCAGAGCTTGCCGGTATAGTTCATACAAATTTGCCCCGTCCCACAGCCCGCCTTTTATCATGAAGTCCTCGCCGCGCGAATCTAGCGTGAGGCTATCAGGCGTGTATGTTTGCAGTTTTATGGCGTCCGCGCCCGCGCGCTTGGCGGCTTTTATCGTGTCAAGCGCCGTTTGCAAGCTGCCTGAGTGATTTGCCGAGAGTTCGGCGATGATAAAGACCTTTTTGTTCGTGTCGAAATTTGCTATTTTCATAAATTTTCCTAACTTTTAGCCATTATATCAAGTTTGCGTAAAGATAACGACATATAGCTCATTTGCTCGTCGCGCCCGTAAATTTCAAAGCCGAATTTGTGGTATAGCGCGATCGCTTTTTCGTTTTCGTTGTAGGCGCACGATTTTAGCTCGCCGACCTTAAGCGTTTTGGCGGCGTATTCTATGATGGTTTGCATTAGGATTTTGCCTTTGCCTTTTAGCCCCGGATTTGCGTAAATGCCAAATTCGCAAGAATTCGCCGCGATATCCACAAAATCGATCACGCCGATGTAGTCGCTATCCTCTTTTACCAAAAAATACCTTTTCGTTTCGTCGTTTTTCAGATTTGCGATAAATTTTCTGTGCTCTTGCTCGCTCACGCTTTTGTTTTTCATATATTTTGCGACGCGCTCGTCGTTTCGCCAGCGCAAAATCATCAAAATTTGCTCGTCAGTTAGATCAGTGAAATTTATAAGCTCAAGCATATCTCGTCCGCCTCGTAGATCTCGCGCCCGTTTGCCGTTAGCCACTGTGCCATCTCGTTTTGATTATCCGCGACGCGCACGGCTTTAAATTTAGCGCCTAAAACCAGCGCTTCATTTACGAGCGAGCTAGCCGAAATCACTAAAATTTCGCTCTCGTTCATCAGTCGCGCCACCTCGTTTGAGTTTATAAAAAGGCTAAAATTTGGCTCGCTATCCGCTAAAATTTGCAAATTTGCTAAATTTACGTTTGCGCTCGTCGTGATGGCGGCTACTTTTTTGTTTTTAGCGAGCAAATTTGAGGCGATTTTGGCGGTCAAATTTAGCGAGTCAGTGCCGCCTAGCGCGATGAGGTAGTTAAATTTTTTCTCGCGTTTGATTTTTGCTTCGCCATAAAACTCGCTCCTAACTAGCGGCGAAAATATCAGCTCGCAGCCTTCCGGCACTAGATTTGCGTATTTTTGGGGCTGGGCGTAGATATTTACGTTTAGCAAGTGGTCGCAAAAATGCTCTTTGTAGTTGTCGTCAAAGCTTAAAATTTGGACGTTCGTTTGCTCTTTGATTAGCTTTTCGTCCGCCGCGCTAATGCCGTAATGATCGATCACAAGCAGCTCAAATTTATGCTCTTTTATCAAATTTACCAGCTCGCTTACGTCCATGCTTTTTAGCGTGAAAATGGGGTAGGGTATCTCGCCTGCGAGGCTGCCCGGTAGGTCGATGCAAGCAAAGCTAACGTCTTTAAATTTTTGCGCCAAGATAAGATCGCGCCTAATGTGTCCGTGCCCGATTTTCGAGCTGCTATCGGCGCGGATGAGGGTTTTTAGATTTGAGATTTTGTCAAAATTCATCAAGTTTTTCCGCCAAATTTAAAATTCTAAGCGTCAAACACACGGCGGCGATGAGGTAAACTGCGCCGGCAGAGGCGAAAAATAGGATCTGAATCTCGTTTAGCCCGCGGTAGTTAGCCGCTAGATAAAATATGTGCAAGATCCCCGCAACCGCAAAGATCTGCATGAGCGTTCTAGCTACCGATATTTTGGCTTTTAGGTAATCTTTTTGCATTTGTCCTCAGTCGTAATTTATCCGGTAAAGCTTCTGCGCAAACTCGAAATCCTCCGGCGTGTCGATGT
This genomic window contains:
- a CDS encoding ABC transporter permease; protein product: MFSNIYTYRFFIVNSVKNEFITKFAKSKLGVAWAILHPLAQVLIYATILSSVLSAKLPGIDNKYAYAIYLMSGMLCWMLFSEIFSRCIGIFTDNANIIKKMSFPKIVLPATVVLSSVINNLILFAAIAVVFAFLGHFAGVNLIFLPILSVITMMLAVGFGLFFGVINVFMRDVGQIIAIVLQFLFWLTPIVYMTSILPSNLQELIYINPLVGVVSGYHDILIYDKTPDFSLLIYPIIIGAASLGAAFFVYKRAEEEMADVL
- the pseH gene encoding UDP-4-amino-4,6-dideoxy-N-acetyl-beta-L-altrosamine N-acetyltransferase, with the translated sequence MLELINFTDLTDEQILMILRWRNDERVAKYMKNKSVSEQEHRKFIANLKNDETKRYFLVKEDSDYIGVIDFVDIAANSCEFGIYANPGLKGKGKILMQTIIEYAAKTLKVGELKSCAYNENEKAIALYHKFGFEIYGRDEQMSYMSLSLRKLDIMAKS
- the pseI gene encoding pseudaminic acid synthase, which encodes MKIANFDTNKKVFIIAELSANHSGSLQTALDTIKAAKRAGADAIKLQTYTPDSLTLDSRGEDFMIKGGLWDGANLYELYRQALTPREWHEQLFNAARDKGLVCFSSPFCNDDADFLEKFNPPAYKIASFEVTDYDFVRYVALKGKPIIISTGIATEQEIADVVQICKDAGNEQIALLKCTSSYPAPLDGMNLRTIADMKRKFGVEVGFSDHTLGIVAPVVAVSLGARIVEKHFILDKSVRSVDEAFSLDEREFGEMVKAVRDAEALLGKVNYELDDKAVQNRRFSRSLYACADIKEGEIFSEKNIKSVRPGYGLHPKFSPELLGKKAKREIKFSERITKEDI
- a CDS encoding ABC transporter ATP-binding protein; the protein is MILSVQNICKTYLDYESNFKRFASWFSKNKEEKNVKTVLKDVSFDVGAGEVVGLIGQNGAGKSTLLKIISHTLKPSSGRVTSGAKISSILELGMGFHGDLTGRQNAYQSCSLMGYSKEQIDEIIAYIEDFAEIGEYFDYPVRIYSSGMQMRLAFSVVTANRPDILIIDEALSVGDVYFQHKSFDKIKEFKSLGTTLIIVSHDSGAIKSICDRVILLEKGQILKDGEPEAVLDYYNALISKKQDVQISQVALENGKIATVSGNKKACIKNVEILDAAGKKIQNLEVGKKIKLKVTVQANENLLSLVLGYQIKNRFSQVVYGTNTYHLKQALKNLKKGEEYDFSFEFDANLGVGSFSVTIALHDSDNHLQNNYEWRDNAIIFNVVNFSKPDFVGLAYLEPSLEVKRING
- the pseG gene encoding UDP-2,4-diacetamido-2,4,6-trideoxy-beta-L-altropyranose hydrolase, whose protein sequence is MNFDKISNLKTLIRADSSSKIGHGHIRRDLILAQKFKDVSFACIDLPGSLAGEIPYPIFTLKSMDVSELVNLIKEHKFELLVIDHYGISAADEKLIKEQTNVQILSFDDNYKEHFCDHLLNVNIYAQPQKYANLVPEGCELIFSPLVRSEFYGEAKIKREKKFNYLIALGGTDSLNLTAKIASNLLAKNKKVAAITTSANVNLANLQILADSEPNFSLFINSNEVARLMNESEILVISASSLVNEALVLGAKFKAVRVADNQNEMAQWLTANGREIYEADEICLSL
- a CDS encoding motility associated factor glycosyltransferase family protein; translated protein: MAKKKEDEYLKLNSLQKKGARENQTSDKCDKNIDETVTNIANPIFKKNLQALFQQDEILAARLWGMKETEKYDVFIGKDPIDINIIDNKTLKYVYESPAKDVLHSLELIEKEYKRYPIMYFYGLGNGIFYKALLKNETHQKVIVVEPEIEIIYIALNLIDLSEELISKRLVLFFSEFATYSQFYFTISKEIFSSYAKTYNLHIHTPFYQTFHEDIVRINKDFTRAVSQIVVAHGNSIDDTLIGIKHHIEHIPEMVTNYCYTDLVRKRHGLMDTAIIVSTGPSLDKQLEALKKFAPYFTVISLDASYPILLKHGIKPDYVTSIERVEATSSFFKNKNKKIDEDIYFIVASLTHKKTVDNILPRRLALTMRPQQSEIVFNMPKYGYLGIGHSTANQAYQLAYALGHKNIILIGQDLAFAPDGKSHASGHAFAQADEYLYVEAYGGEGEVRTTYIWDKFKNQFEKDIEQAKNEQITTYNCTEGGARIQGSIEKPFLETAEELSKDKKVKKLPHIEKNSEKTANKDLLKAYKFIVKKVQTQNKAKQRIEKTFLELVPKIDKIMKIKDEGKVDESLFDPLVKIIDKIDKLKNYISGQNLKKYIENVLQIAVYHQELELAKISVAPSDTKMEKVNKLLEWAEMHKYWMFSAAGGINADMEVTKKASENLVKELKKRGLIETSEIGEVKEEFKLSI